The Perca fluviatilis chromosome 2, GENO_Pfluv_1.0, whole genome shotgun sequence genome includes a region encoding these proteins:
- the LOC120549642 gene encoding uncharacterized protein LOC120549642 isoform X1 produces the protein MMISVHFTLLFFWVTQDFVSCINMKMPFDSVAVELGDSLTLNCTYNCSNGFVRGCWSKASDISGCHGTLIKGSLCTTSFHLSNVSSEDLKGNYTCYTQDTGDPQLQQKTERIVLLQLKAQTSAPNWTITPKSKTKNASLPAKPKDSSGGEFTGIKVLATVTVAVAMVLAALAVYLCLNRNRQSWNDKGEPVVSRSGSPLPPHAVPSPVKGSRSTQSERVTLRIPTPDNESDTEVPYADIMITVRGVSTPELTQVGYLTPGDQKEWWGDESRSQLQASRSADRLHVPQPREVSRKMSTNSEYAVITYA, from the exons ATGATGATCTCAGTCCACTTTACTTTGCTCTTTTTCTGGGTGACACAAG ATTTTGTGAGCTGTATTAATATGAAGATGCCCTTTGATTCCGTGGCTGTAGAGTTAGGTGACTCTCTAACATTGAACTGCACCTACAATTGCTCCAATGGATTTGTTCGTGGCTGTTGGAGTAAAGCATCAGACATCTCTGGCTGTCACGGGACATTAATCAAAGGCAGCTTGTGCACGACGTCCTTTCATCTATCAAATGTGTCCAGTGAAGATCTCAAGGGGAACTACACTTGCTACACACAAGATACAGGGGACCCTCAACTTCAACAGAAAACCGAGCGCATCGTTTTACTGCAACTTAAAG CTCAAACAAGTGCCCCAAACTGGACGATTACCCCAaagagtaaaacaaaaaatg CATCTCTTCCTGCTAAGCCAAAAGATTCAAGTGGAG GAGAATTTACTGGAATTAAGGTTTTAGCAACAGTTACGGTTGCTGTGGCCATGGTGCTTGCAGCATTGGCCGTTTACCTATGTCTGAACCGGAACAGACAGAGTTGGAATGATAAAG GGGAGCCTGTTGTGTCAAGGTCAGG GTCACCACTACCTCCCCACGCTGTCCCCTCACCAGTGAAGG GGTCAAGGTCAACGCAAAGTGAAAGAGTGACTTTGAGGATTCCTACACCAG ATAATGAGAGTGACACTGAGGTTCCATATGCGGACATAATGATCACTGTCCGAGGTGTCAGTACACCAGAGCTCACTCAGGTTGGCTACTTGACTCCTGGAGACCAAAAAGAG TGGTGGGGAGATGAATCAAGGTCTCAGCTGCAGGCCTCACGTTCAGCTGACAGACTGCATGTCCCCCAGCCCAGAGAAGTCAGCCGCAAGATGAGCACCAACTCTGAGTATGCAGTCATCACATATGCCTGA
- the LOC120549642 gene encoding uncharacterized protein LOC120549642 isoform X2 has product MMISVHFTLLFFWVTQDFVSCINMKMPFDSVAVELGDSLTLNCTYNCSNGFVRGCWSKASDISGCHGTLIKGSLCTTSFHLSNVSSEDLKGNYTCYTQDTGDPQLQQKTERIVLLQLKAQTSAPNWTITPKSKTKNASLPAKPKDSSGGEFTGIKVLATVTVAVAMVLAALAVYLCLNRNRQSWNDKGEPVVSRSGSPLPPHAVPSPVKGSRSTQSERVTLRIPTPDNESDTEVPYADIMITVRGVSTPELTQVGYLTPGDQKEVRAGLLNQYVGHF; this is encoded by the exons ATGATGATCTCAGTCCACTTTACTTTGCTCTTTTTCTGGGTGACACAAG ATTTTGTGAGCTGTATTAATATGAAGATGCCCTTTGATTCCGTGGCTGTAGAGTTAGGTGACTCTCTAACATTGAACTGCACCTACAATTGCTCCAATGGATTTGTTCGTGGCTGTTGGAGTAAAGCATCAGACATCTCTGGCTGTCACGGGACATTAATCAAAGGCAGCTTGTGCACGACGTCCTTTCATCTATCAAATGTGTCCAGTGAAGATCTCAAGGGGAACTACACTTGCTACACACAAGATACAGGGGACCCTCAACTTCAACAGAAAACCGAGCGCATCGTTTTACTGCAACTTAAAG CTCAAACAAGTGCCCCAAACTGGACGATTACCCCAaagagtaaaacaaaaaatg CATCTCTTCCTGCTAAGCCAAAAGATTCAAGTGGAG GAGAATTTACTGGAATTAAGGTTTTAGCAACAGTTACGGTTGCTGTGGCCATGGTGCTTGCAGCATTGGCCGTTTACCTATGTCTGAACCGGAACAGACAGAGTTGGAATGATAAAG GGGAGCCTGTTGTGTCAAGGTCAGG GTCACCACTACCTCCCCACGCTGTCCCCTCACCAGTGAAGG GGTCAAGGTCAACGCAAAGTGAAAGAGTGACTTTGAGGATTCCTACACCAG ATAATGAGAGTGACACTGAGGTTCCATATGCGGACATAATGATCACTGTCCGAGGTGTCAGTACACCAGAGCTCACTCAGGTTGGCTACTTGACTCCTGGAGACCAAAAAGAGGTGAGGGCTGGACTTCTGAATCAATATGTTGGTCACTTCTAA
- the LOC120551541 gene encoding multiple epidermal growth factor-like domains protein 6, producing MNYKYFSLGFYCLEGSSLRPTSQFLCPQGYYCEEGTATHHGSPCPAGTAGEQLGQTSRAACKRCREGRFCPAGVKDCLKCPAGFYCPEGRSDPVPCPPGSFNPLEGQDELADCRECYAGKACTQVALRAPDVDCMQGFVCPPGSSKLNAPTNACPPGTLSNRTDLTDRSQCQQCPARYACLRGTGGIQRPPLLCFAGHYCPPGTMFPTQYKCPVGTWSGHSGLKAESECRPCPQGWYCLAGSGSPSGRCSSGHYCPEGTAYGTQFPCPAGTYSIQMGNRYREDCLICPEGSFCQKGTSKPSPCPASTFRHLKGGRRLEDCSACPAGYFCPHSATVNPRVCGTGSYSDEGSVECSPCLQGHYCSNETTSEEAMLSVMVCPPGFLCSQGLARDPQRSATLCPRGFYCLGGGIDPNPIPCPNGTYSESPGLRDTSECVQCPEGKYCYSQQPQEQPITRPTGVCPHGHYCPRGTGYPHTYPCQAGQYRNNTLGHRGEACVLCPSRHYCDRLGTHMPLVCPQGFYCPEGTSTPEPCPEGTYSIRLALSDGSECSPCGGGQYCTSVGLSEPSGSCKERFYCREGAKSATPADGLTGGLCPAGSYCPLASSSPLPCPPGTFSNSTGLGSPEECISCPPSFYCLGSNNTSPSGPCFPGFYCTGGSATPVQNEAEEGYYTLEGAARPQPCPLGTFQSRRGAQSCVECQGGRLCNKTGLSQPTLCPTGHYCPPRSSVARPCPPGSYSDQPGGDAVHHCRPCEAGWFCSRAGLSEPQGLCDPGHYCTSGASTASPVAVASGGVCSAGYVCPRGTMYSQQHPCPVGTWSSTVGAQNLSSCWPCPPGLYCNSTGLSQPSGICYAGYYCSGWAVSSMPSDGVTGDICPIGHYCPMGSRSPVLCPDGTYSNTTGADECDDCLSGTYCLSGEGVQPCPAGHYCLGGGVEGILPCPPGTYSPHFGLSQVEQCLICPAGFYCEDWGLFEPTGPCQAGYYCIADGNFSTGVGGACPRGRYCPEGTSLPLPCPPGTYSNSLHLTDTRGCSPCPAGQFCGTASLTRPSGLCQAGVYCPGGDRKATGSEGGLCPPAHYCPEGSASSVPCPAGAYTNLTGQSVCSRCPAGYYCPEKTGNFTKFPCPPGFYCPDGTRHATQFPCPRGYYNPEPMTQSLDSCLPCPPGHYCEKERLTKVSGKCKAGWFCVSAAWNSQPFDLDNYTNANCLCPATSTGGRCQVGFYCPLGSSEPVPCPPVTI from the exons ATGAACTATAAATACTTTTCTCTAGGGTTTTACTGTCTGGAAGGCAGCTCACTGAGACCCACCTCCCAGTTCCTGTGCCCACAGGGCTATTACTGTGAAGAGGGCACTGCCACCCATCATGGGTCACCTTGCCCTGCTGGTACAGCAGGGGAACAACTGGGTCAGACAAGTAGGGCAGCCTGCAAGAGATGTAGAGAAGGACGCTTCTGTCCTGCAG GTGTGAAGGACTGTCTTAAATGCCCGGCAGGTTTTTACTGTCCCGAGGGGAGAAGCGACCCTGTGCCCTGTCCACCGGGCTCCTTTAACCCCTTAGAGGGTCAGGATGAGTTGGCTGATTGTAGAGAGTGCTATGCAGGGAAGGCCTGCACACAGGTAGCTCTGAGAGCCCCCGATGTGGACTGCATGCAAGG GTTTGTGTGTCCCCCTGGTTCTTCTAAACTCAATGCGCCGACCAATGCCTGCCCACCAGGGACATTGAGCAATCGCACTGACCTCACTGACCGCTCCCAGTGTCAGCAGTGCCCAGCACGATATGCCTGTCTTCGAG GAACTGGTGGTATCCAGAGACCACCACTCCTCTGCTTTGCAGGGCATTATTGTCCCCCTGGAACTATGTTCCCCACCCAGTATAAATGTCCTGTGGGGACATGGAGTGGTCACAGTGGATTAAAAGCTGAAAGTGAGTGCCGGCCATGCCCACAGGGCTGGTACTGTTTGGCTGGATCTGGATCTCCGTCAGGTCGATGCAGCTCTGGACACTACTGTCCTGAAG GGACTGCATATGGCACCCAGTTTCCTTGCCCTGCAGGCACCTACAGCATCCAAATGGGCAACAGATACAGAGAAGACTGCCTGATTTGTCCTGAAGGCTCTTTCTGTCAAAAGGGCACCTCCAAACCTTCACCCTGCCCAGC CTCCACATTTCGCCATCTGAAAGGAGGTCGGAGGCTAGAGGACTGCTCTGCTTGCCCTGCTGGCTATTTTTGTCCCCACTCAGCCACTGTCAACCCCAGAGTGTGTGGAACTGGCAGCTACTCT GACGAGGGCTCTGTGGAGTGTTCTCCGTGCCTGCAGGGCCACTACTGCAGTAATGAGACCACTAGTGAGGAAGCCATGTTGAGCGTCATGGTGTGCCCCCCAGGCTTTCTCTGCTCTCAAGGTTTGGCACGAGACCCCCAGCGCTCAGCCACCCTCTGTCCTCGAGGTTTCTACTGCCTTGGAGGAGGCATT GATCCTAACCCCATTCCTTGCCCAAATGGTACCTACAGTGAATCTCCTGGTCTGCGTGATACCAGCGAGTGTGTCCAGTGTCCAGAGGGGAAGTACTGTTACTCCCAGCAGCCTCAGGAGCAGCCTATTACCAGGCCT accGGTGTGTGTCCTCATGGGCACTATTGCCCCAGAGGGACTGGCTACCCACACACCTACCCCTGTCAGGCTGGCCAATATAGGAACAATACACTTGGTCACAGGGGAGAGGCGTGTGTTTTATGTCCATCCAGGCATTACTGTGACAGATTGGGAACTCACATGCCCTTAGTCTGCCCTCAG GGCTTTTACTGTCCAGAGGGCACTTCTACTCCGGAACCTTGTCCTGAAGGAACCTACAGCATACGTTTAGCTCTCAGTGATGGGTCTGAGTGCTCCCCTTGTGGTGGAGGCCAGTATTGCACCAGTGTGGGACTCTCAGAGCCCTCTGGAAGCTGCAAAGAGCGCTTCTACTGTAGAGAGGGAGCCAAGTCTGCA ACTCCTGCAGATGGGCTGACAGGAGGTTTGTGTCCGGCAGGAAGTTACTGTCCTCTAGCttcttcctctcccctcccctgTCCCCCCGGCACCTTCAGCAACAGCACTGGCCTCGGCAGTCCTGAGGAATGTATCAGCTGTCCACCAAG tttcTATTGTTTAGGTTCCAACAACACCTCACCTTCGGGTCCTTGTTTTCCTGGTTTCTACTGTACCGGTGGCTCAGCTACACCTGTTCAGAATGAAGCAGAGGAGGGTTATTATACCTTGGAGGGGGCAGCTAGGCCACAACCATGTCCTCTTGGCACTTTTCAGTCG CGTCGAGGTGCACAGTCATGTGTGGAGTGTCAGGGAGGCAGACTGTGTAACAAGACAGGCTTGTCCCAGCCAACACTGTGTCCCACAGGACACTACTGTCCTCCGCGGTCCTCTGTTGCTCGACCCTGTCCTCCA GGCTCTTACTCTGACCAGCCTGGTGGCGACGCTGTGCACCACTGTCGGCCATGCGAGGCTGGTTGGTTCTGCAGCAGAGCCGGTCTCTCTGAACCTCAGGGTCTCTGTGACCCGGGACACTACTGCACCTCTGGAGCCTCCACTGCCTCTCCA GTGGCCGTGGCCTCTGGAGGGGTATGTTCTGCAGGCTACGTCTGTCCACGAGGGACCATGTACTCCCAGCAGCACCCCTGCCCTGTCGGAACCTGGAGCAGCACTGTGGGAGCCCAGAACCTGTCCTCCTGCTGGCCCTGCCCTCCAGGACTCTACTGCAACAGTACTGGACTCAGCCAGCCCTCAGGAATCTGTTATGCAG GGTATTACTGTTCAGGATGGGCCGTGTCTTCAATGCCTTCAGATGGTGTGACAGGGGACATTTGTCCAATTGGACACTACTGTCCCATGGGCTCAAGGTCTCCTGTACTCTGCCCTGATGGGACGTACTCGAACACTACAG GGGCAGACGAGTGTGATGACTGCCTCTCAGGGACCTACTGTCTGTCAGGAGAAGGTGTCCAGCCCTGTCCAGCAGGACACTACTGTCTTGGTGGCGGTGTTGAGGGTATCCTGCCCTGCCCTCCTGGCACATACAGTCCTCACTTTGGCCTCAGCCAAGTGGAGCAGTGCCTCATTTGTCCAGCAG GGTTCTACTGTGAGGACTGGGGTCTGTTTGAACCTACTGGACCCTGTCAAGCTGGTTACTACTGCATAGCAG ATGGTAACTTCAGCACAGGAGTGGGAGGAGCATGTCCAAGGGGGAGATACTGTCCTGAGGGTACCAGTCTCCCACTGCCCTGTCCACCAGGAACCTACTCTAACAG TCTTCACCTGACAGACACCCGTGGCTGTAGTCCATGTCCAGCGGGTCAGTTCTGTGGCACTGCAAGTCTCACTCGTCCATCTGGACTGTGTCAGGCAGGAGTTTACTGTCCAGGGGGAGACAGAAAAGCTACAG gcTCGGAAGGAGGTCTCTGCCCACCAGCTCATTACTGCCCTGAGGGTAGTGCGAGCTCAGTGCCCTGCCCAGCTGGGGCATACACCAACCTCACAGGCCAGTCAGTGTGTTCACGCTGCCCGGCTGGCTACTACTGTCCAGAAAAGACTGGCAACTTCACCAAGTTTCCCTGTCCCCCTGGCTTCTACTGCCCTGATG GTACAAGGCATGCCACCCAGTTTCCCTGTCCTCGTGGATACTACAACCCAGAGCCTATGACTCAGAGTCTGGACAGCTGCCTGCCATGTCCTCCAGGACACTACTGTGAGAAGGAGAGGCTGACCAAAGTGTCTGGAAAATGCAAGGCTG GTTGGTTCTGTGTGTCAGCAGCATGGAACTCCCAGCCTTTTGACCTGGACAATTACACCAATGCCAACTGTCTTTGTCCAGCTACATCAACAGGGGGGCGCTGCCAGGTGGGCTTTTACTGCCCCTTAGGTAGCTCAGAGCCTGTGCCTTGTCCACCTGTAACTATTTGA